A window of Mucilaginibacter paludis DSM 18603 contains these coding sequences:
- a CDS encoding helix-turn-helix domain-containing protein, whose translation MERPIKLGFNSQSIITTITGKIPEWCKYRIPYAETEQITIEEGTIVCQFHSHILFFMEVVEFKLHQDLEATYLVESPSLFLFLMLEGMITFHTPDGKLIAEAPGNTCYVTYNKKGEYKYRLPAGSYRLCYLCPRANWIIRHLKRYPRLKPFIESMEHSDELFGHMPACQMDNDMKQSMEQLFREEEVLGEDLEATLSKQTKIVIADYQRLLDAKFTQRPYRIKDFLEENYADSTLDNASIANQFHISEKTLITDFKEEFETTPHNFLIQVRMEHAKRLLSKEKMQVNEVYIHVGYKDLHSFSVQFTKYFKNPPSNYFKGRFLPFFWAF comes from the coding sequence ATGGAAAGGCCAATCAAACTGGGATTTAATTCCCAATCCATTATAACTACAATCACCGGCAAGATTCCCGAATGGTGTAAATACAGGATACCCTACGCTGAAACCGAGCAGATTACCATTGAAGAAGGGACGATTGTCTGCCAGTTTCACAGCCATATTCTCTTTTTTATGGAAGTGGTGGAATTTAAATTGCATCAAGACCTTGAAGCGACCTATCTGGTTGAAAGCCCAAGTCTGTTCCTGTTTCTGATGTTGGAAGGCATGATTACTTTTCACACCCCAGACGGAAAGCTGATCGCCGAGGCACCAGGTAACACGTGCTATGTCACCTATAATAAAAAAGGTGAATATAAGTACCGTCTGCCAGCGGGCAGCTATCGTTTATGCTACCTATGCCCAAGGGCGAACTGGATCATCAGGCATTTAAAGCGTTACCCACGCCTGAAGCCGTTCATAGAAAGCATGGAACATAGCGATGAACTGTTCGGACATATGCCTGCCTGCCAGATGGACAACGACATGAAACAAAGCATGGAGCAACTATTTAGAGAAGAAGAGGTATTGGGTGAAGACCTGGAAGCCACCTTGTCCAAGCAGACTAAAATAGTGATAGCCGATTACCAGCGGCTGCTGGATGCCAAATTCACCCAGCGTCCCTATCGCATCAAGGACTTTCTGGAAGAAAACTATGCCGATTCCACGCTGGATAACGCTTCTATCGCAAACCAATTTCACATCAGTGAAAAAACGCTGATTACAGACTTTAAAGAGGAGTTTGAGACGACACCCCATAATTTCCTGATCCAGGTCCGGATGGAACATGCCAAACGGCTGCTGTCCAAAGAAAAAATGCAGGTAAACGAAGTGTACATCCACGTCGGCTATAAGGATTTGCATAGTTTCAGTGTACAATTCACCAAATACTTTAAAAATCCGCCTTCAAATTACTTTAAAGGGCGTTTTCTGCCATTTTTCTGGGCTTTCTAA
- a CDS encoding helix-turn-helix domain-containing protein, translating to MTAIDLITKEDLKQLENKLLNAIEAIRHPAGGGQSKQWLKSQEVRKLLNISPGALQNLRINGTLRYTKIGGILYYKLEDINKLLEGGLQ from the coding sequence ATGACAGCTATTGATTTAATTACTAAAGAAGACCTGAAACAGTTAGAGAACAAACTGTTAAACGCGATTGAGGCGATCAGGCATCCCGCAGGCGGAGGCCAAAGCAAGCAATGGCTGAAAAGCCAGGAAGTGCGGAAGCTGCTGAACATTTCGCCGGGCGCGCTACAAAACCTGCGGATTAACGGCACGCTTCGTTATACCAAGATCGGCGGCATCCTTTATTATAAACTGGAAGACATCAACAAATTACTGGAAGGAGGTTTGCAATGA
- a CDS encoding BfmA/BtgA family mobilization protein, producing MDDINVKSVRYPEAVDHKFEKIALKLGRTKRQVFIQMVDYFYKSKKDPADLNDELLKNSLMKNHQQYIGFIRTQEDMLLIPIKTEMDRVSESQGEIIQRFNTEVLEHNVKVLNNQTAHSKAFGELGRVLDIILKAMQIKENLKRQFVLILDGYIRSREAFGMMTSGREKEELVAATKEQVRLL from the coding sequence ATGGACGATATTAATGTTAAGTCAGTAAGATACCCCGAAGCGGTTGACCATAAGTTTGAAAAGATAGCCCTTAAACTGGGCCGCACCAAACGCCAGGTCTTTATTCAGATGGTGGACTATTTTTATAAAAGCAAGAAAGACCCTGCAGACCTGAATGATGAACTGTTAAAAAATTCACTGATGAAGAACCATCAGCAATATATCGGTTTTATCAGGACACAGGAGGACATGCTGCTCATCCCGATTAAAACAGAGATGGACAGGGTTTCCGAATCACAGGGCGAGATCATCCAGCGGTTTAATACCGAAGTCCTGGAGCACAATGTAAAAGTGCTGAACAATCAAACCGCCCATTCCAAAGCGTTCGGCGAATTAGGCCGTGTGCTGGACATCATCCTGAAAGCCATGCAAATCAAAGAGAACCTGAAAAGACAGTTTGTGCTGATCCTTGATGGCTATATCCGGTCGCGGGAGGCATTTGGCATGATGACATCCGGAAGAGAAAAGGAAGAACTGGTTGCTGCCACTAAAGAGCAGGTGAGGTTACTATAA
- a CDS encoding IS4 family transposase, whose translation MSSELFEPTVLDGLARKTEAIQRKRKVGGKELLDMALFDGDQSFNGMSMQLMRRDGLDISKQALHQRHHSNMTKFVQAVFEQLIAVELPQEQTQGLEIRIKDSTRFALPEVIAETFPGTKGSGMKAGASVQFEFEIKSGKSDIKVTPANANDQGESHLDKASIQPGVLYMRDLGYTHLSYMNNINKVKAFFINKLCPKTTIYLLKDDQYQKLELSKLQGITGVFDQQVYIGADKMPVRIIIEPVSEELKARRIANTEKYNKKKGSTTSKGFKERAGFNFIVTNLVSEKYSAELIQKLYHLRWQIELVFKAWKSFLKIHTFPKGSSDRITSILYSKLIWAVLSWKICMAIGKIGQISVLKVHRLIASTKEELRAQLLGICSKWLALLEKLNLKHLSKEHRKHRLKIEEIVISI comes from the coding sequence ATGAGTTCGGAACTATTTGAACCAACGGTGTTAGATGGCCTGGCCCGTAAAACAGAGGCGATACAACGCAAACGAAAAGTGGGAGGCAAGGAACTATTGGATATGGCGTTATTTGATGGAGATCAATCGTTTAACGGCATGAGTATGCAGTTAATGCGGAGGGATGGGCTTGATATTTCGAAGCAGGCATTGCATCAAAGACATCACAGCAATATGACAAAGTTTGTACAAGCCGTTTTTGAGCAATTAATAGCAGTTGAGTTACCGCAAGAGCAAACACAGGGCTTGGAGATCCGTATCAAAGATTCTACCCGTTTCGCGTTGCCGGAAGTTATTGCAGAGACATTCCCCGGAACAAAAGGAAGTGGGATGAAAGCGGGAGCATCTGTACAATTTGAATTTGAAATCAAAAGTGGTAAAAGCGATATCAAAGTAACTCCGGCCAACGCAAATGACCAGGGTGAGAGTCATCTGGACAAGGCATCAATTCAGCCGGGGGTATTATATATGAGAGATCTGGGTTACACTCACTTGAGTTATATGAACAATATTAACAAAGTCAAAGCTTTCTTTATTAATAAATTATGTCCGAAAACAACGATTTATCTATTAAAGGACGACCAATACCAAAAGTTAGAGTTGTCGAAACTACAAGGCATAACCGGCGTATTTGATCAACAGGTATATATCGGAGCTGATAAGATGCCGGTAAGGATAATAATAGAACCGGTAAGTGAAGAGCTCAAGGCAAGGCGGATAGCCAATACTGAAAAGTACAATAAAAAGAAAGGCAGTACCACCAGTAAGGGATTCAAAGAGCGGGCAGGGTTTAACTTTATTGTTACCAACCTGGTGAGCGAAAAATATAGCGCTGAATTGATCCAAAAGTTATATCACCTGCGATGGCAGATAGAATTGGTTTTTAAAGCATGGAAGTCGTTTTTAAAGATACACACGTTCCCCAAAGGAAGTTCGGATCGTATAACCAGTATATTATACAGTAAGTTGATCTGGGCAGTTTTGAGTTGGAAAATATGCATGGCTATCGGTAAGATAGGTCAAATTAGTGTTTTAAAGGTGCATCGACTAATCGCTTCTACGAAAGAAGAATTGCGAGCGCAGCTTTTAGGGATATGCTCAAAGTGGTTAGCTCTGTTGGAGAAATTAAACTTAAAGCACCTTTCAAAAGAGCACAGAAAACATAGGTTAAAAATAGAAGAAATTGTAATAAGTATTTGA